TCCAGATTTAGGATAAAATAAGCCAGGGATACCAAAAATGACTTTTCTATTAATTCAAAGTCtgtttgttaaaataatagttaaataaaaaacaaaaaatacttcaaaaaatTATTAGTAACCGCCCAATCCGTtgaatttgaataatattCTCAGCAAAGATAGCAATTTAACGTGCTCTAAGGCAAATGAAGCATTCGAAGTGCATAGTATAAACGACTGCCCGTACGGTGTAAACAAATTCCGCTGTCAGACGCATCAATCGCCAGTGTTTGTTTACTTCTAGCCACAATTTGCACCTAAATAAAAACGATACATATTTATTGGCCTAAATGGCTGAATACAATAAAGCTAAAATTAGCAAACTGGTCCTAAAGGGTGAAAGTTCCAAGTAAATCACAGCGTGCATCCACATCCCTATCAATACAAATCCTAAATGAACTTCACTTCCTTTCCAGAGGCACCAAACGAAAGCACAAAAAGGACAAGAAGGACAAGGAAGCGAAACGGGCGCACGTTGTCGACACGGACGCAGTGAAGCACGGCGGATGGTGGAAGGTCACTAAAACCGGCGACATTACCGGCTCGATAGCACTTCAGTTTGATAAGCAAGCGTACATTAAAGCGCTCGATAATGGACTGTTCACGTTGGGTGCACCGCACAGCGAAGGTGATCCTCCGGATCCGGAAGAAATATTCAGTGCCGTGCTGATCAACGAGGAGAAGGTAGCGTTCAAGTCGGGGTACGGCAAGTATCTGAAGGTGGAAAAGGATGGTATGATAACGGGCCGGTCGGATGCGGTGTCAGCGCTAGAACAGTTTGAGCCAGTGTTTGATCAAGGCAAAATGGCACTGCTTGCGGCAAATGGATGCTTTGTTTCGGTGGACCCGGAGGATGATGCACTGGTCGCAATCAAGAAGAAGGTCGGTAGTGATGAGGAGTGTGTGATTAGAAGCTGCGCCGGGAGGGAGGACATCTCCAGCAAAGAGTTGCCGGTGGAAGAATCGGGCGATTTGGATCAGGTGGAGCTTAACTATGTGTAAGTAATAAGTAATAAGCGATAGCGACGGATTGGATGATGGGAATGcagttttttaaatgaaaacttCCTTGCTTTCTAGCAAAAAGTTCCAAAAATTCCAAGACAAAAAGGTACGCGTCAGCAAGGAGGACAAAATTGCACTGAAAAAGGCAAAGGACGAAGGGGCGCTACACGAAGCGCTGCTCGATCGACGAAGCAAGATGAAAGCGGATCGATACTGCAAATAATAGAATCCGGTGGTCTTTCTCAACATAAT
This genomic window from Anopheles maculipalpis chromosome 2RL, idAnoMacuDA_375_x, whole genome shotgun sequence contains:
- the LOC126558818 gene encoding protein FRG1 homolog encodes the protein MAEYNKAKISKLVLKGESSKGTKRKHKKDKKDKEAKRAHVVDTDAVKHGGWWKVTKTGDITGSIALQFDKQAYIKALDNGLFTLGAPHSEGDPPDPEEIFSAVLINEEKVAFKSGYGKYLKVEKDGMITGRSDAVSALEQFEPVFDQGKMALLAANGCFVSVDPEDDALVAIKKKVGSDEECVIRSCAGREDISSKELPVEESGDLDQVELNYVKKFQKFQDKKVRVSKEDKIALKKAKDEGALHEALLDRRSKMKADRYCK